One genomic segment of Gasterosteus aculeatus chromosome 6, fGasAcu3.hap1.1, whole genome shotgun sequence includes these proteins:
- the tacc2 gene encoding uncharacterized protein tacc2 isoform X12 gives MQFCRRVLCKPCSARVTSPEEDMEYKMGSCIGISRRQVEAPAESLTRRDDRALLTDASTGRQGLLAEPALPDIAVIAGVEESACEPGDELEFPHDLLPSLDFSSEFHIWESSLGRAQSSSGERKCEQGNPLLAGLQPHMDSRPQGVIDARPHDSDPLLPDAQPPPQPAAAPCQVSKSVTPPLSLLVDRELQEAFQQCEEQMASLGMFNPIEPPSTTSETVKVERKTGDGLVNKSYESSPPPPIVIQQGHSNGVHGNKSTHGDSEAANPRTDTVVFSFRNYILGTESSPTAAKKESEIEAKHSLDKCPELKTDKEIKMVEQKETPTQTQLETTKDLFKEEDNYIALSDREERVNSYAAVGEHCTLDCNSVIKEEGTEATTETVDTKKDNCGNESSNCVCVFEKGETDDSVNETSEGSKDAFAETTTGANNYRDQDQEANTDKWMNSCDKHAGLDKKAKKKEKKKQRKKKKVEEKHIETENKAKTQPENDLKDTSLKNAGNHKGSTADIKPGTRADGQNVICGEQPDNGCDSKRQLSPGGSPSPPLSSPHSRLDHLTDSICSPVSNRAFSHNHITDAPCGVNHSSILQRKQHVTECVIDNHNTPGTYVQNAVINASVHPEKRSCPQTREAKVTSDAAILSHENRSPLSNTQTCVGASGVDAALEEASVVVAALPLATPTMPEVIESKREGESERRDSGERAATVAIAERERAVGDKDLGGVEKCSGSADGEKEGLLDSLSPLALICSRGEEGEAASKESRSVKMPHSSTEAEMNGARGTSARSPDAEMPADKGDGAKEAPLLAACSDTPPYGLLTGPDCLDHSAARSGGAGEGGGGGGGGGGEDVGKKARLTKVHSLFSQPEGSASGVSSAGTESPPPTNVAESQLRSQSWSEPIATISGTICTEQDRHEEAILPLLIELRSGDTNGGVRADLGNNLIAEDAPSCEKSSITETERNDGQVVPPLLPPQHLHTSQQILAERALGVLVGQSSRGTSRGNNRVHFADSVKQEGGSSVVVGRMAVSTMDCASLPPLTVHESLRYPVVEASYTFPDFLGVEKSEIATNAAHAADELATRSSADFPKPQKDVRLDEGGKDTGEKIKEDPVGNENLKTNSVDLKSVDMTCSKQRPSATERSQTGDLSQRVERATADADHSIDEEVSAKVTKHSKGDTEKEALNPGLSTEKKINKLHAEFQKSPVICDEGNQHPPSSCSLDPADDVTRQPLSDVSADLPGEQLSTDLVTCSDTETVTMICTASPQTKPRDPNDQPPTHLDQTPPHGRVTTDAMEIESHSCDLTMEESATSEEVTVCDPSIPVIEQCSSNSSLVLQPPGPMLSHLEFITDSDVSLPEHTIICGSDGDATKVEGGADGNKSREMTRTSSAPDLQHGDIGVKEDETCLKPEDGNYTMESVAELDNSAFNNRNIPFTLLGNVFPPQPPSAGNVLAKGLSGNVISQSHTEPGPTCFKPSICVASITDDLFNISCQRSSDLPTKEACDDIKQKDMNKTPGGQTSVVFAEKKEKVEEATMDNQKEAADSGKLQTGKTVKTQQQCYGPDEEAVDTIEVLQVPHEHEVKNTESTGTNINEGETKIAFASQSQTSSLPALKPAGSPREGLGSKVESGIEPHTVHVLSLCQTPTATPERCSHGATAPDVSAALGQSRSTPEPNCFAQQQEQPQWPLGSRHPAEELSGDCLERGEGTNRQGRPIPALVLGGTGVVEGGDSSVWSVDEWTRDGSSGDGEEGAKSTAALDGVYVPSHLAGDVDESGRAAERNASAGIVRVTASSHAEEIRQGVNENKCPALAVAGSDTDTGFASELVCKGQQKGNLSTDRQDQHGEQETSKNTAVSVESASKEPEASLVQTTVLSKFSTDSQGIHPVVFPCENQAGEIHTSMFSTLVVQAGSVEKDFRDANAKSNSGVTEEREIQDTACEPLELQNAAETTATQSSPAVQTPIKGPDVEETTKEDKAALGKEKASRQGEGQIEIEAMTKQEVTDQTGSAKDSSSFGVSKESGNDTSEYEGMSDGKTVEEVSVNPEAGDLPAGKPETNRIQALKEAAKLSQCEQETSRPLPSLESPQLEFLTPTEEPAAPWRQEEIHPPDRAADNTTETPALNILKKPVDLPKPLKKTAELLEPTRSTKAVFLEEAVKVELPKAPQQTVELPEPTQGTRVEVPEEDRVELPKAPQQTVELPEPTQGTTRVEVPEEEERVELLTAAQQIVELPEGTQGTRVEVPEEEEKVELPKAPQQTVELPEPTQGTRVEVPEEKRVELLTAAQQIVELPEPRREPQTSSEKEEQPPELLESTKSPEEIPEPTNNEIEIPEPNKASTEPPEPEKRLSRELPEEPRETPVESQPGETFKVPAVQDPAEERQDSGSSDSDGAFETPEATTPVKAVSPIDPPTQQLTSDDKVADSELTSADATCGTPTIVFDENKPIAASGQYNIEFPADSTSHTLTRSLSLQGGELDSGGLLDGSSVGGFRPHSESFSVGTESAPGTLRRPKKVHPGSVRKKPLPRQNSNPESPRPASSSSTPEIKKRAKPRTASPLQPQEEAEGGSATPSPGGTLRRTRKSRVETPPPLPEEANSTSQEEGLVVPALPLCQEDTPLVSSPTGNGESPIPPNTSYKWDPDNFEDIDPFNTGGSKVANSPVLGRKGPVCAPIATPPESPPISSVEPGPPAPLQEPITNPEEQPIIPTRQSVRLEFDYSEEGSEASHQASLPPKKVGKKPGGKMPLRKPKLGLKKAPKAQTEQLDNNPPATHNGNEEDIPVPQVSYKLEPDKWDDPNFNPFTSKKGITNSPKQSRPSHAFDTNDFDDSEDPFKSSNKMANSPPKATASFDLSSNDYDNENDNDNIGELENQNQNKPGKKKKTPIKSNTFRVKRSPKKSPLSDPSQDPTPTDETPSLRPKDDHATDEEKLASSTGHKWAALHDMEADLNSDQQDFPQPSDLTSFVNENSLPPQTPVQDYEIEYMEKLGSASPPLSVKKPSLYLKLDSVSDSLTKNTCAHGSEPSSPCTGSFEEMEAQITADMKTPVLSTRSGPQGSAGDKGRKREGESLSRTQSAERDEQSPYQGPVEAPAPVLAMPLLDRLSECDDFLQYLEPDLAETNPTAFAGKLQEELVLAALRIEALQVAKNISQCPSLSTVSPQQHRDACSPVESGVSKNSLYTRTTTSYIEGESTNLPRELDHSLGIARDEIVTKEKEVLEWQRKYEDSRQEVVEMRRIVAEYEKTIAQMIEDDQKEKSLSHHTIQQLIMEKDQALADLNSVEKSLADLFRRYEKMKDVLEGFRKNEEVLKRCAQEYLSRVRKEEQRYQALKIHAEEKLDKANADIAHVRVKSKQEQACHQASLRKEQMKVESLERTLEQKNKEIEELTKICDELIAKMGRS, from the exons GTCGAAGCTCCTGCTGAGAGTTTGACCCGGAGGGACGACCGAGCGCTTCTGACCGACGCCTCGACCGGCCGGCAGGGTCTGCTGGCCGAACCAGCGCTGCCAGACATCGCGGTCATCGCCGGAGTGGAGGAGAGCGCATGTGAGCCCGGAGACGAGCTCGAGTTTCCGCACGACCTGCTGCCCAGTCTCGACTTCAGCAGTGAGTTCCACATCTGGGAGTCCTCGTTGGG CAGAGCTCAGAGCAGCTCAGGCGAGAGGAAATGTGAGCAGGGGAACCCCCTGCTGGCAGGCCTGCAGCCACACATGGACAGCCGACCACAGGGGGTGATCGATGCGAG GCCTCACGACAGCGACCCACTTCTGCCAGATGCTCAGCCGCCACCTCAGCCGGCTGCCGCGCCTTGCCAGGTTTCCAAAAGCGTGACCCCTCCCTTATCGCTGCTCGTAGACCGGGAGCTCCAAGAGGCCTTCCAGCAATGTGAAGAACAAATGGCCTCACTTGGCATGTTTAATCCCATAGAGCCCCCAAGCACCACGTCTGAGACGGTTAAAGTAGAGAGGAAAACTGGAGACGGGTTGGTTAATAAATCCTATGAGTCATCGCCACCTCCTCCTATCGTTATCCAGCAGGGACATAGCAACGGGGTCCATGGAAACAAGAGCACACACGGAGACAGTGAGGCAGCAAACCCTCGGACGGATACAGTTGTGTTTAGTTTCAGGAATTACATATTGGGCACAGAGAGTAGTCCTACGGCCGCAAAGAAAGAGAGTGAAATAGAAGCAAAACACAGCCTGGATAAATGTCCAGAGCTTAAGACGGACAAAGAAATAAAGATGGTGGAGCAGAAGGAAACACCCACGCAGACACAATTAGAAACAACTAAAGATTTATTTAAAGAAGAAGACAATTATATTGCTCTCTCTGACAGAGAGGAGCGTGTCAACTCTTATGCAGCCGTTGGGGAACATTGCACTCTAGATTGTAATTCAGTGATTAAGGAAGAAGGTACGGAGGCAACCACAGAGACTGTAGATACAAAGAAAGATAATTGCGGCAATGAGTCCAGTAATtgcgtttgtgtttttgaaaaaggAGAGACTGATGATTCAGTTAATGAAACATCAGAGGGCAGTAAAGATGCATTCGCAGAGACAACAACGGGAGCAAACAATTACAGGGATCAGGATCAGGAGGCAAACACAGACAAATGGATGAATTCGTGTGACAAACATGCGGGGCTGGAcaaaaaggcaaagaagaaagaaaaaaagaaacaaaggaaaaagaaaaaagtggaaGAGAAGCACATAGAGactgaaaacaaagcaaaaactcagcctgaaaatgatttaaaggaCACATCTCTCAAGAATGCAGGAAATCACAAAGGTTCAACGGCAGATATCAAACCCGGGACACGGGCAGATGGTCAGAATGTGATTTGTGGGGAGCAGCCTGATAATGGGTGTGACTCCAAGCGACAGCTGAGTCCCGGGGGAAGCCCCAGCCCCCCACTATCATCCCCCCACAGCAGGCTGGATCATCTTACTGACTCGATCTGTTCACCTGTGTCCAACCGAGCTTTTTCACATAACCACATAACGGACGCCCCATGTGGCGTTAATCACAGCTCAATCCTGCAGCGGAAGCAACATGTAACCGAATGTGTCATTGACAACCACAATACACCAGGGACGTATGTCCAAAATGCAGTTATCAATGCATCTGTTCATCCTGAAAAGAGATCGTGTCCACAAACCAGGGAGGCTAAAGTTACCTCCGACGCAGCGATACTCTCACATGAGAATCGCAGCCCACTCTCAAACACCCAAACTTGTGTGGGAGCGAGCGGCGTGGACGCTGCCCTTGAAGAGGCTTCAGTAGTGGTTGCTGCGTTGCCACTGGCAACACCCACGATGCCAGAAGTGATAGAAAGCAAGCGAGAGGGAGAAAGCGAGAGGCGTGATTCAGGCGAGAGAGCGGCTACTGTAGCAATcgcggagagggagagagcggtaGGAGACAAAGATCTGGGAGGAGTAGAGAAGTGCTCTGGCTCCGCCgacggagagaaagaaggacTCCTGGACAGCCTTTCTCCGCTCGCGTTAATCTGTTCACGGGGCGAAGAGGGCGAGGCTGCATCTAAGGAGAGCCGCAGCGTCAAAATGCCACACAGCTCGACAGAGGCTGAAATGAACGGAGCGAGAGGGACGAGCGCTCGCAGTCCAGACGCGGAGATGCCAGCAGATAAGGGAGACGGAGCAAAGGAGGCTCCCCTGTTAGCAGCCTGTAGCGATACTCCTCCCTACGGGCTACTCACTGGTCCTGATTGTCTGGATCACAGTGCTGCGCGATCGGGGGgagcaggggagggaggaggaggaggaggaggaggaggaggagaggatgtggGAAAGAAAGCCAGGCTGACCAAAGTGCACAGTTTATTCAGCCAGCCAGAAGGCTCTGCTAGCGGGGTGTCATCAGCTGGGACCGAGTCGCCTCCGCCCACCAATGTTGCAGAGTCACAGCTGAGGTCACAAAGCTGGAGTGAGCCGATTGCTACCATATCTGGGACCATCTGCACTGAACAGGATCGTCATGAAGAAGCAATCTTACCTCTCCTCATCGAACTGAGGTCCGGCGATACTAACGGAGGGGTAAGGGCTGATCTCGGAAATAATTTGATTGCAGAGGATGCCCCGTCTTGTGAGAAGTCATCcatcacagagacagagagaaacgaCGGCCAAGTCGTCCCGCCTTTACTCCCACCTCAGCACCTGCATACTTCTCAACAAATCCTAGCCGAGCGAGCACTGGGTGTGCTCGTAGGGCAGAGCAGTAGAGGCACCAGTAGAGGCAACAACAGGGTTCACTTCGCAGACTCAGTGAAACAAGAAGGCGGTTCCTCTGTGGTTGTAGGGCGCATGGCGGTGTCGACTATGGACTGCGCCTCTTTGCCTCCGCTGACCGTACATGAGAGCTTGCGCTATCCCGTCGTCGAGGCCAGCTACACCTTCCCGGACTTCCTTGGGGTGGAGAAGTCAGAAATCGCCACAAATGCAGCGCACGCCGCGGATGAACTAGCAACACGGAGCTCGGCCGACTTTCCAAAGCCACAGAAAGATGTCCGTCTGGATGAAGGAGGTAAAGATACCGGGGAGAAGATTAAAGAGGATCCAGTAGGTAACGAAAACTTGAAGACAAACTCTGTGGATTTAAAATCAGTGGACATGACCTGCTCAAAACAGCGTCCAAGTGCTACCGAGAGGAGTCAGACTGGGGACCTTTCACAAAGAGTAGAAAGAGCCACCGCTGATGCTGATCATTCAATAGATGAAGAGGTGTCAGCAAAGGTGACCAAGCACTCAAAGGGGGACACAGAGAAGGAAGCCTTAAATCCGGGTTTGTCGACTgagaaaaagataaataagTTACATGCTGAGTTTCAGAAATCACCTGTAATCTGCGATGAAGGTAACCAACACCCTCCATCTTCATGTTCTTTGGATCCAGCTGACGATGTTACCCGCCAGCCTTTAAGCGATGTCTCTGCTGACCTACCTGGTGAGCAGCTCTCTACTGACCTTGTGACCTGTTCAGATACTGAAACTGTGACCATGATCTGCACAGCCTCTCCCCAAACAAAGCCTAGGGACCCAAACGATCAGCCTCCCACCCATTTGGATCAAACACCTCCTCATGGACGGGTTACCACAGATGCCATGGAGATCGAAAGTCACTCTTGTGATCTGACGATGGAGGAATCAGCGACTTCAGAGGAAGTGACAGTCTGTGATCCGTCAATTCCTGTTATAGAGCAATGTTCCAGTAACTCTTCTTTAGTGCTGCAGCCTCCTGGCCCAATGTTGAGTCACTTGGAGTTCATCACTGACAGTGATGTCTCACTTCCTGAGCACACGATAATCTGCGGCAGTGATGGTGACGCCACCAAAGTCGAGGGAGGAGCTGATGGCAACAAGAGCAGGGAGATGACACGCACGTCTTCGGCACCGGATCTGCAGCACGGCGATATCGGCGTTAAAGAAGATGAGACGTGTTTAAAACCGGAGGACGGAAATTATACTATGGAATCTGTCGCTGAACTTGACAATTCTGCATTCAACAATCGGAATATTCCATTTACActactgggaaatgtgtttcCTCCTCAGCCACCAAGTGCAGGCAATGTATTGGCAAAAGGTTTGTCTGGTAATGTAATTTCTCAATCTCACACTGAGCCAGGCCCTACTTGCTTCAAACCCAGTATTTGTGTAGCCTCCATTACGGATGATCTCTTTAACATCAGCTGCCAACGCAGTTCTGACCTGCCTACCAAAGAGGCTTGTGATGACATTAAACAAAAAGATATGAATAAGACACCGGGAGGTCAGACCTCTGTGGTGTTtgcagagaaaaaggaaaaagttgaAGAGGCGACAATGGATAATCAAAAGGAAGCAGCAGACAGCGGCAAGCTGCAGACAGGAAAGACCgtcaaaacacaacagcagtgtTACGGGCCAGATGAAGAGGCTGTAGATACAATTGAAGTCCTGCAGGTACCACATGAACATGAAGTCAAAAATACTGAATCAACAGGAACGAATATTAATGAAGGAGAAACAAAAATTGCCTTTGCATCTCAAAGCCAGACTTCTTCATTACCTGCCCTGAAACCTGCCGGGTCCCCTAGAGAAGGTCTAGGCTCTAAGGTAGAGTCTGGTATCGAACCTCACACCGTTCATGTCCTGAGTTTGTGCCAAACTCCGACAGCAACGCCGGAACGCTGCTCTCACGGGGCCACGGCACCAGACGTGAGTGCAGCTCTTGGCCAATCACGGTCCACGCCAGAGCCAAACTGTTTTGCTCAGCAACAGGAGCAGCCGCAGTGGCCTCTGGGATCCAGACATCCCGCGGAGGAATTATCAGGGGACTGTCTAGAGCGGGGAGAAGGGACTAACCGTCAGGGCAGGCCGATCCCAGCACTGGTTTTAGGGGGGACAGGGGTGGTAGAGGGAGGAGACAGCTCAGTTTGGAGTGTGGATGAGTGGACACGCGACGGCAGCAGTGGtgatggagaagaaggagcCAAATCTACAGCAGCTCTCGACGGGGTTTATGTGCCGTCTCACCTCGCCGGCGATGTTGATGAGAGTGGAAGGGCGGCTGAGAGAAATGCCTCGGCCGGCATAGTGAGAGTCACGGCCTCCTCTCATGCAGAAGAGATAAGACAGGGGGTGAACGAGAATAAATGCCCAGCGTTAGCGGTGGCTGGGTCAGATACAGACACTGGGTTTGCGAGTGAGCTGGTTTGTAAAGGTCAGCAAAAAGGCAATCTATCAACAGACCGTCAAGACCAACACGGAGAACAAGAGACCTCCAAGAACACTGCAGTATCTGTTGAGTCAGCATCAAAGGAACCCGAGGCATCGCTTGTACAAACAACTGTTTTATCAAAGTTCAGCACAGACAGTCAAGGCATTCATCCAGTGGTTTTTCCTTGTGAAAACCAGGCAGGAGAAATCCACACAAGCATGTTCAGTACTCTGGTTGTGCAAGCAGGATCCGTGGAAAAGGATTTCAGGGATGCAAATGCGAAAAGCAACAGTGGTGTAACGGAGGAGCGTGAAATTCAGGACACAGCGTGCGAGCCTCTCGAGCTACAAAACGCTGCTGAAACTACAGCCACACAAAGCAGCCCAGCAGTACAAACACCCATAAAAGGCCCCGATGTAGAGGAGACCACAAAGGAAGATAAAGCAGCCTTGGGCAAAGAGAAAGCTAGCAGGCAGGGTGAGGGACAAATTGAGATTGAGGCAATGACAAAGCAGGAGGTCACAGATCAAACTGGGAGTGCTAAAGACAGTAGCTCATTTGGTGTTTCTAAGGAATCAGGAAATGACACCTCCGAGTACGAAGGAATGTCCGATGGAAAAACTGTTGAAGAAGTGTCTGTGAACCCAGAGGCTGGCGACCTGCCAGCCGGGAAGCCAGAAACAAACCGGATTCAAGCATTAAAAGAGGCCGCAAAGCTTTCTCAGTGTGAACAAGAGACATCGAG ACCCCTCCCATCTCTGGAGTCTCCTCAATTAGAGTTTCTCACTCCGACTGAAGAACCAGCAGCCCCTTGGAGACAAGAGGAGATCCATCCACCAGATCGAGCAGCGGACAatacaacagagacaccagcTCTGAATATTTTGAAGAAGCCAGTGGATCTTCCTAAACCTTTAAAGAAGACCGCAGAGCTCCTAGAACCAACTCGGAGCACAAAGGCAGTGTTCCTAGAAGAAGCGGTGAAGGTAGAGCTCCCGAAAGCACCACAGCAGACAGTAGAGCTCCCAGAACCAACACAGGGCACCAGAGTAGAGGTCCCAGAGGAGGATAGAGTAGAGCTCCCGAAAGCACCACAGCAGACAGTAGAGCTCCCAGAACCAACCCAGGGCACCACCAGAGTAGAggtcccagaggaggaggagagagtagAGCTCCTGACAGCTGCCCAGCAGATAGTAGAGCTCCCAGAAGGAACACAGGGCACCAGGGTAGAggtcccagaggaggaggagaaagtagAGCTCCCGAAAGCACCACAGCAGACAGTAGAGCTCCCAGAACCAACACAGGGCACCAGAGTAGAGGTCCCAGAGGAGAAGAGAGTAGAGCTTCTGACAGCTGCCCAGCAGATAGTAGAGCTCCCAGAACCAAGAAGGGAGCCACAAACTTCctcagaaaaagaagaacagcCACCTGAGCTCCTTGAATCAACAAAAAGCCCGGAAGAGATACCAGAACCTACAAATAATGAAATAGAGATCCCGGAACCAAACAAGGCGTCAACAGAGCCCCCTGAACCAGAGAAGAGGCTGAGCAGGGAGCTGCCGGAGGAGCCCAGAGAAACACCTGTTGAGAGCCAACCTGGGGAGACATTTAAAGTTCCAGCAGTCCAGGACCCTGCTGAGGAGCGACAGGACAGCGG GAGTTCAGACTCTGATGGAGCGTTTGAGACCCCTGAAGCCACAACCCCAGTGAAGGCTGTTTCTCCCATAGATCCCCCAACCCAGCAACTAACGTCCGATGACAAAG TAGCAGACTCTGAATTGACCTCGGCCGATGCCACATGTGGTACCCCTACCATAGTTTTTGATGAGAACAAGCCCATCGCAGCCAGCGGCCAATACAACATTGAGTTTCCAGCCGATTCGACAAGTCACACTCTGACCCGCTCACTCAGCCTCCAGGGAGGAGAACTAGACAGCGGCGGCCTGTTGGACGGATCCTCCGTGGGAGGCTTCCGTCCACATTCTGAATCCTTCAGCGTCGGCACTGAGAGTGCCCCGGGGACCCTCCGCAGGCCCAAGAAGGTCCACCCTGGGTCTGTGAGGAAGAAGCCTCTTCCGAGACAGAACTCCAACCCAGAGAGTCCGAGGCcagcctcctccagcagcaccccGGAGATCAAGAAGCGCGCGAAGCCTCGAACGGCCAGCCCTCTCCAACCtcaggaggaagcagagggggGATCTGCCACCCCCAGCCCCGGAGGAACCCTCCGCAGGACCAGGAAGAGCCGGGTGGAgactcctcctcccctgccGGAGGAGGCCAACAGCACTAGCCAAGAGGAGGGCCTGGTCGTCCCTGCCTTACCCTTGTGCCAGGAGGACACCCCTCTCGTGAGTAGTCCGACGGGCAACGGCGAATCCCCCATCCCCCCTAATACCTCCTACAAATGGGATCCAGATAATTTTGAGGACATCGATCCTTTCAATACCGGAGGTAGTAAAGTTGCCAATTCCCCCGTTCTTGGCCGTAAAGGCCCCGTGTGTGCCCCCATCGCTACCCCTCCCGAGAGTCCCCCCATCTCCTCTGTAGAGCCGGGTCCCCCAGCTCCTCTTCAAGAGCCAATCACTAACCCAGAAGAGCAACCCATCATCCCCACGCGTCAGTCAGTGAGGCTGGAGTTTGACTACTCTGAGGAGGGCAGTGAGGCGTCGCACCAGGCCTCTCTCCCACCCAAGAAAGTGGGCAAGAAGCCCGGAGGGAAGATGCCTCTGAGGAAACCAAAGCTGGGGCTGAAGAAGGCCCCCAAAGCGCAGACAGAGCAGCTGGACAACAATCCTCCAGCAACCCACAATGGCAACGAGGAGGACATTCCTGTGCCCCAAGTGTCTTACAAGTTGGAACCCGACAAGTGGGATGATCCCAACTTCAACCCATTTACCTCTAAGAAAGGAATCACCAACTCCCCCAAACAGTCTCGGCCCTCACATGCCTTTGACACCAATGACTTTGACGACTCAGAAGACCCTTTCAAATCCTCCAATAAGATGGCCAACTCACCCCCGAAGGCTACTGCCTCCTTCGACCTGTCATCCAACGACTACGACAATGAAAATGATAACGACAACATTGGAGAACTAGAGAACCAAAATCAGAACAAACCtggcaagaaaaagaaaactccaATCAAATC TAATACTTTCAGAGTGAAAAGGTCGCCAAAGAAATCCCCGTTGTCCGACCCGTCCCAG GATCCTACGCCCACAGATGAAACTCCCTCTCTGCGGCCAAAGGACGACCACGCCACGGACGAGGAGAAGCTGGCCTCCTCCACCGGTCACAAGTGGGCCGCCCTGCACGACATGGAAGCAGATTTGAACTCTGACCAGCAAGACTTCCCTCAGCCGTCCGACCTCACGTCCTTCGTCAATGAGAACAGTCTTCCTCCCCAGACTCCAG TGCAAGACTATGAGATTGAGTACATGGAGAAGCTTGGCTCTGCTTCGCCT CCGCTGTCCGTGAAGAAGCCGTCTTTGTACTTGAAGCTGGACTCCGTATCTGACAGCTTAACCAAGAATACGTGTGCGCATGGATCAGAGCCCAGTTCCCCCTGCACAGG GAGTTTTGAGGAGATGGAGGCCCAGATAACAGCGGATATGAAGACACCAGTGCTGAGCACCCGGTCCGGACCCCAGGGCTCCGCCGGGGACAAAGGCAGGAAGAGAGAGGGCGAGTCCCTCAGCCGAACGCAGAGCGCGGAGAGGGACGAGCAG TCCCCTTACCAGGGCCCCGTGGAGGCCCCTGCTCCAGTCCTGGCCATGCCCCTGTTAGACAGGCTGTCTGAGTGTGACGACTTCCTGCAGTACCTGGAGCCTGACCTGGCTGAGACCAACCCCACCGCATTCGCCGGAAAACTGCAG GAGGAGCTGGTGCTTGCTGCCCTGAGGATAGAGGCTCTGCAGGTAGCCAAAAACATCTCTCAgtgcccctccctctccactgTAAGCCCCCAG cagcacagagatgcGTGTTCTCCAGTGGAGAGTGGAGTGTCCAAGAACTCACTTTACACCAGGACCACCACCAGCTACATTGAAGGGGAGAGCACCAACCTGCCCAGAGAACTGGACCACTCGCTGGGAATCGCACGGGATGAG ATCGTAACAAAGGAGAAAGAAGTGCTGGAGTGGCAGAGGAAGTATGAAGACAGCCgacaggaggtggtggagatgaG GAGGATTGTTGCTGAATACGAGAAGACGATCGCACAGATGATTG